TGCTGCTTGGTTTTGTGCCGCATCCGATAGAGACAACATGGACTCGTAAATATCGGAACTAGTGTTTGTGAGTTCATTTGAAACCGTTTGTGTTTGGTTTACGATTTGTCGGAGTTTGGTTTGAAAGTCAAACATGGCATTGGCCATACTTCCAATTTCATCACGACTTGAGTCATAAAAATCAGATTGTAAATTCCCTTTTACCATTTCAGAAATTCTGAGTTTGATTCGTTCTAATGGTTTGAGTTTGGATTCAATCACAAGGACTGTGGTGAATCCAATTAGGAGTAATACGATAATTGATATTCCAAGTGTTGTAAATAAACTTGTGAGAGTTTTTTCATAAAGTTCTGCATTTTCAAAAATGCAGAAGATAATATAGTTAAACTCTGGGTTTTTCACATAAAAAATTCGTTTGAGAGTTCCATCTTCTGTGGAGTCAATAAAACCTAGAGCATCTTCTTTTTGGAAAGGTGTATCAAAAACTAACTTTGATTTTGCGTTGTTTCCGATTTCCTTTTTATTGGTGTAATATACGATGGTTCCATCCCCATCGAAAAAACCAACCTTTCCAGAAGTTCCAATTTTTATATTACCTAAAATGAAACTAGAGAGTTTCCCGATATTTAAAAATCCTCCGACATAACCCAAAAATTGATCATTTTGGTAAACGGGAAGGGTGTAAGGAGAAACAATGTCACCCGAAATACGAGAACGAATGCTTGTATGTCTCAGAGGACCTTGTTTTGCCAAGTCCACATCTTCGATAAAAAATATACTACCGGTTTTGGAACGATCGTATTCATTGGTAGATACAAAAATTCCTTCTTCTGGTTTATAAAAGAAGAGGGCTTCTACAGCATGGTTTGTACTTTTTAATTGGATTTCGTTGAGAACCGAACGAATCCCTTGTAAGTTTTTACGGACAATTTGGTCTTTCAGTTTGTTTTCAGCAAATATTGATAGTGTAAGCCTGTCTCGAAAGTCAACAAGGGTCACACGCATCAGTGTCTCAGAATCCATTACTGATTGTTCCATACTGGAATGTACCAAGTCTAACTCTTGTTTAAAATTCATCCGGTAATTGATAATAAACAAAACGAGGATTGCCGCAAGAAAGGAAAGGACAGTTTGGAATCCCAAATTTCGGGAGAGTTTTCTTGTATTGATTCTTTTATTATGATCGATACGAATGGAAAGAAGGATCTTTTTGATATTGAATTTGTTTTCTACATAATCAATAAAAATAGATTGGAAGATGACTGTGAAGGCTAAGGTCAGACAAAGACCAATCCCCATTTCGCTCATGAGGACAAAGTTTTTGGAATGTTGGTAAAAGTATAAAGACCCAAGGACAAATAAAAATCCAATCGCATAACGAATGATGACATCGATCATGGCCACTTGGGCTAAATGATCCAACCAAAAATAGGCCTTAATTTGATCGCGTTTGGTGCATTCTGGTTTTCCAATCCGATTCACGGAAGCAAACCGAATCCAGTAGAAAGTAACACAGAAAATTAAGATAAAAAAGACAGAAATGGATGTCGAAATTAGAATAATTTGAAATTCTTCTCCCGACCATTCTGTAAAAAAGTAAATATAAGCAAGGAGAGTGGGGAAGCCGATTCCGTAATTAAAACCTTCTAGACCAAAAATTATAAATTTGATCAATTTACGCATATCCATACCCTAGGGATACAAATTGTCTAAGAATTGTAAACGTAAAATTCCCGCATAAAACGATAATGAAAGACCAACTCATTCTAAAAACCATCCAAGAAAAGATTAAAAATTTAGGAAGCCAACCTGGATGTTACCTCTGGAAAAATGAAGAGGGGATTGTGATTTATGTTGGAAAGGCTCTCAAATTACAATCAAGGGTTCGGTCTTATTTAAATCCAAACCAGAAAGATCGTAAAACGCGGGCCCTCTATGTCGAGTTGTACGACCTGGATTGGATTGCCACAAGTACGGAAAAGGAAGCTTTGCTTCTTGAAGCTACACTCATCAAAAAATACAATCCAAAGTTTAATGTTAGGTTAAAAGACGATAAAAAATACCCCTTCCTTTGTGTTTCAACAAGTGAAGACTTTCCTATGGTTTTTTTGACTAGAAACGTAAAAGACAATGGGGATCGCTACTTTGGGCCATTTACCGATGTAAAGGCTGCTCGCGATACTTTAGAATTAATTCATCGAATCTTTCCAATCCGTAAAACGAAACTCAAACTCCCACTTGCAAAACCACAACGGCCTTGTCTGAATTTTCATATGGGTCGTTGTCTTGGTCCTTGCCAAGGAAATGTTACAAAAGAAACCTACGGAGAATTAGTCGATGAGATCCTAAGTTTTTTAGAAGGAAAAAAAGAACGATTGGTTGCTGGGCTCAAAACTTCGATGATTCAAGCATCTGAACGAATGGAATATGAGAGAGCTGGTTACTTAAAGGCAAGGATCGAAAAAATCAACCAAGTCCGTGAAAAACAAACCGTTGTCAGTATGGATGGGGGTGATGAAGATATTTTAGGAATCAGTAAACGTGATGATGAAGGCCAAGTTGTCATTTTAGAAGTGAGAGGCGGGCGGTTAGAAGGGAAAAAATCTTTTCCAATCACGGGTCTTTCCTTTTCTGATGATGAAGAAGTATTTACTTCCTTTCTTCGTGATTATTATTTGAATGTCACCCTCCTTCCGAGTATTTTATTTTTACCTCCTTCTGCCAAAGGTAATTACGATGTATTTGTAGAAGCCATCACTGAAAAATTTGGAACATCAATCAAACTGAAGTTTCCAGAAATGGGACCTAAAAAATCACTTCTCCGTTTGGCAGAAAAAAATGCAGATCTGAGTTTAACCGAACGTATCCTTGCTACGAAACTTCGCGACCAATCAGTTGCAATGAAAGAACTCCAAGAAAAATTAAAACTACCAGTTCTACCAAGAACCATTGAATGTTATGATATTTCTCACTTCCAAGGTTCATCCCCTGTTGCTAGTGGAGTCATGTTTGTCGACGGAAAGCCGTATAAGGCTGGTTATCGTCATTATAAAATGCGTGGGTATGAAGGAATCAATGACCCAGGAATGATCCATGAGGTAATTGCGAGAAGGCTCAGCCATTTGATGAATGAAGAAGAACCTCTTCCCGATTTAATCGTCATCGATGGTGGTCTGACTCAACTATCTCGTGCTGCAGAAGCAGCGAATGCCTTGGAACTTGGTCATATACCGATGGTGGGCCTTGCAAAAAAGAGAGAAGAGATTTATTTTCCCGGAGAAAAATATCCATATAGTTTTGACATTCATTCCCCGATGATGCGTCTTCTTCGGAATTTGAGGGATGAAGCACACCGATTTGGAGTGACATTCCAACGTATCCAAAGAAAGAAAAAAGCACTAAAAACAATTTTAGATGATATGGAAGATGTTGGAGCAAGTCGGCGAAAGAGTATTCTTTCTTATTTCCAATCTAAAAAGAAAGTCACAGATGCCACAAAAGAGGAATTACAAAAAGTTCCTGGAATTGGACCTGTGCTTGCGGAAAAAATTTATGATGGAATCCAAAAACTAAAAAAGATAGAACCATAACTTCCTTTTTCCCACCCAAAAGCCTTGAGGTGGGAGATGCAAAAACAAATCAAAATCCTTCTTTTTTTTCTCCTCTGTTCCTGTCAAAATAAGGAAGAGACCCCCTTTTTCATGTTTGGTGGTCCGTTTGGAGATTCTCCTTACCTCGAGTTTCAATACGGCAATTTAGAAGAAGAGGGGAATGTCATCGAAGATACGAACCAACTTGGTTATGAATCTGGTCTTCTTTGCATATATTCCTTACCGCTTTCCTTGTATAGAAGAGAGTTAGGTGGGAAGTTCCGAATCTGTTGGAAAACGGATGAATCCATTTTTGAAAAATGGAGACTTGGCTTTTCTATTTTAGAGGAAGAAAA
This genomic stretch from Leptospira meyeri harbors:
- a CDS encoding methyl-accepting chemotaxis protein, encoding MRKLIKFIIFGLEGFNYGIGFPTLLAYIYFFTEWSGEEFQIILISTSISVFFILIFCVTFYWIRFASVNRIGKPECTKRDQIKAYFWLDHLAQVAMIDVIIRYAIGFLFVLGSLYFYQHSKNFVLMSEMGIGLCLTLAFTVIFQSIFIDYVENKFNIKKILLSIRIDHNKRINTRKLSRNLGFQTVLSFLAAILVLFIINYRMNFKQELDLVHSSMEQSVMDSETLMRVTLVDFRDRLTLSIFAENKLKDQIVRKNLQGIRSVLNEIQLKSTNHAVEALFFYKPEEGIFVSTNEYDRSKTGSIFFIEDVDLAKQGPLRHTSIRSRISGDIVSPYTLPVYQNDQFLGYVGGFLNIGKLSSFILGNIKIGTSGKVGFFDGDGTIVYYTNKKEIGNNAKSKLVFDTPFQKEDALGFIDSTEDGTLKRIFYVKNPEFNYIIFCIFENAELYEKTLTSLFTTLGISIIVLLLIGFTTVLVIESKLKPLERIKLRISEMVKGNLQSDFYDSSRDEIGSMANAMFDFQTKLRQIVNQTQTVSNELTNTSSDIYESMLSLSDAAQNQAASSEEISASVEEITAGIESVAQRTETQSFTLVSLMKKMTELNHAVSEIDKKFQVADVRVEEITNDAKLGEKSLGEMKLSMDKIFQSSSEMTNVVEIIHNISEQINLLALNAAIEAARAGASGRGFAVVADEISKLADKTAKSIDDIEELIKQNEGEIKQGQEKIDQSIVILSETISGVNSINQMTKEIRSVVRKQIETNEEVNEGVTQIRELSEMIKEATDEQKMAMLEISRSMAEINNHAQTTAMSSEGTKSSSQTMNQLSESLRREINYFHV
- the uvrC gene encoding excinuclease ABC subunit UvrC, with translation MKDQLILKTIQEKIKNLGSQPGCYLWKNEEGIVIYVGKALKLQSRVRSYLNPNQKDRKTRALYVELYDLDWIATSTEKEALLLEATLIKKYNPKFNVRLKDDKKYPFLCVSTSEDFPMVFLTRNVKDNGDRYFGPFTDVKAARDTLELIHRIFPIRKTKLKLPLAKPQRPCLNFHMGRCLGPCQGNVTKETYGELVDEILSFLEGKKERLVAGLKTSMIQASERMEYERAGYLKARIEKINQVREKQTVVSMDGGDEDILGISKRDDEGQVVILEVRGGRLEGKKSFPITGLSFSDDEEVFTSFLRDYYLNVTLLPSILFLPPSAKGNYDVFVEAITEKFGTSIKLKFPEMGPKKSLLRLAEKNADLSLTERILATKLRDQSVAMKELQEKLKLPVLPRTIECYDISHFQGSSPVASGVMFVDGKPYKAGYRHYKMRGYEGINDPGMIHEVIARRLSHLMNEEEPLPDLIVIDGGLTQLSRAAEAANALELGHIPMVGLAKKREEIYFPGEKYPYSFDIHSPMMRLLRNLRDEAHRFGVTFQRIQRKKKALKTILDDMEDVGASRRKSILSYFQSKKKVTDATKEELQKVPGIGPVLAEKIYDGIQKLKKIEP